Proteins encoded by one window of Halomonas sp. Bachu 37:
- a CDS encoding C40 family peptidase codes for MLALPRNDVPAGRIASCCIIMLLLAGCAGSPTTARQTEPDAEDYFAMTLPGLEGQWSPSMSPVDNPIAQLRSLQEPPPTIVRRALLAQHQRWAGTPYRLGGNNERGIDCSALVQSIYLDTFNMQLPRSTRGQVHEGRPIDRQALEAGDLVFFRPPGRYDHVGIYMGDGYFLHASSSQGVTISRLDNSYWQRYYWQARRTLEPTHLAQLNRTGSIASL; via the coding sequence ATGTTGGCTCTGCCGCGTAATGACGTGCCTGCCGGCCGTATCGCAAGTTGCTGTATCATCATGTTGCTGTTGGCCGGTTGCGCGGGGAGTCCGACCACCGCTCGCCAGACCGAGCCGGATGCGGAGGATTACTTCGCCATGACCCTGCCGGGACTGGAAGGGCAGTGGAGCCCGAGCATGTCCCCGGTGGACAATCCGATTGCCCAGCTGCGCAGCCTGCAGGAGCCTCCACCAACGATAGTGCGTCGGGCACTGCTGGCGCAGCACCAGCGTTGGGCCGGAACGCCGTATCGGCTCGGTGGCAACAACGAACGGGGTATCGACTGTTCGGCGCTGGTGCAGAGTATTTACCTTGATACCTTCAACATGCAGCTCCCCCGCTCTACCCGAGGGCAAGTCCATGAGGGACGCCCGATCGACCGCCAGGCGCTAGAGGCGGGCGATCTGGTTTTCTTCCGCCCACCGGGGCGTTACGACCACGTCGGTATCTACATGGGGGATGGCTATTTCCTGCATGCCTCGTCCTCCCAGGGTGTCACCATCTCCCGACTGGACAACAGCTATTGGCAGCGCTACTACTGGCAAGCGCGGCGCACACTCGAGCCCACGCACCTGGCGCAACTCAATCGTACCGGTTCGATCGCCAGCCTGTAA
- a CDS encoding MFS transporter, translating to MIAVHSRAWWRATLALCLGSFLVFINLYAPQPLLPALRDAHGVSTLGVSMVMSVATLSLAFSLLIFGPLSDAIGRESIMRITLLLTGLCSLALAFAPNFESLLVLRFVQGFVLGGLPAVAIAWMGDEFERPALLSAVGLYIGANSLGGISGRLLGGWAGDLGGPMAGFLAVGATTLVGLVIFWRLLPTSTAFAPRRFSWHAAVQDLSGHLRNPVLLAAYLLGGINFLVFINQYSYITFRLADAPYRLAATGLGLIFLTYLGGTLGSTISGRLAQRWSQSWCMVLGVVIMMTGTGVTLSSALVGIIAGLTINAFGFFLVHSMASGWVSRQAQGARGSASALYLVFYYVGASLGGFWLEPFWNNAAWPGVAVGSWLLLALTLAIAGWLYRKEHAVRISS from the coding sequence ATGATCGCAGTTCATAGCCGCGCCTGGTGGCGCGCCACCCTGGCCCTGTGCCTGGGCTCCTTTCTGGTCTTCATCAATCTGTACGCTCCCCAGCCCTTGCTGCCTGCACTGCGCGACGCCCATGGGGTGTCGACCCTCGGGGTCAGTATGGTGATGTCGGTCGCCACCTTGTCCCTGGCGTTTTCCCTGCTGATTTTCGGACCGTTATCGGATGCCATCGGGCGCGAAAGCATCATGCGCATCACGCTTCTGCTGACGGGGCTCTGTTCCCTGGCATTGGCCTTCGCTCCCAATTTCGAAAGCCTACTGGTGCTGCGCTTTGTGCAGGGGTTCGTTCTGGGGGGATTGCCCGCCGTCGCCATCGCCTGGATGGGCGATGAGTTCGAACGACCGGCCCTGCTCAGCGCGGTGGGCCTGTATATCGGCGCCAATTCCCTGGGGGGTATCAGTGGGCGGCTTCTGGGAGGATGGGCGGGCGACCTGGGTGGGCCGATGGCGGGATTTCTGGCGGTCGGGGCGACGACGCTGGTGGGCCTGGTGATTTTCTGGCGCCTCTTGCCGACCAGTACCGCTTTCGCGCCGCGGCGTTTTTCCTGGCACGCCGCCGTCCAGGATCTTTCCGGTCATTTGCGCAACCCGGTATTACTGGCGGCATATCTGCTGGGTGGCATCAATTTTCTGGTCTTCATCAATCAGTACAGCTATATCACGTTCCGCCTGGCCGATGCCCCTTATCGTCTGGCGGCAACAGGCTTGGGCCTGATATTTCTCACTTACCTCGGGGGAACGCTGGGATCGACGATCTCGGGACGCCTGGCGCAGCGCTGGTCGCAATCATGGTGCATGGTGCTGGGGGTGGTCATCATGATGACGGGCACCGGGGTCACGCTAAGTTCGGCCCTGGTGGGTATTATCGCCGGCCTGACCATCAATGCGTTCGGCTTCTTTCTGGTCCACTCCATGGCTTCGGGCTGGGTCAGTCGCCAGGCGCAGGGCGCCCGGGGCAGTGCCTCGGCGTTGTATCTGGTGTTCTATTATGTCGGCGCCAGCCTGGGAGGCTTCTGGCTGGAACCGTTCTGGAATAATGCGGCCTGGCCAGGGGTGGCGGTAGGGTCATGGCTGCTTCTGGCATTGACTCTGGCGATCGCCGGTTGGCTCTATCGCAAGGAGCACGCGGTACGCATCTCCAGTTGA
- a CDS encoding ABC transporter ATP-binding protein, with translation MLEAERLQHRYSSGPSVVAGVSLTLKPGEWVGLSGESGAGKTTLGKLLAGHFPPRSGSVTVAGKPLPRRGLSPVQWLPQAPELAVNPRWKIKHLLNEAWHPDPATRRIFGIDDAWLERRPHQLSGGELQRITVVRALAPGVRYLVADEISAMLDPLSQVELWQALRYICTQRQIGILVISHDTALLDRLCLTGYRMAAGRLSPRLPTDDSIPA, from the coding sequence TTGCTTGAAGCCGAGCGCCTGCAGCACCGCTATTCTTCCGGTCCATCGGTAGTAGCTGGGGTTTCGTTGACGCTGAAGCCGGGAGAGTGGGTTGGGCTGAGTGGAGAGTCCGGAGCGGGCAAGACCACCCTGGGCAAGTTGCTGGCCGGGCATTTTCCGCCACGCAGCGGAAGCGTGACCGTTGCCGGCAAGCCACTGCCTCGGCGCGGCTTGTCCCCTGTGCAGTGGCTACCCCAAGCGCCGGAACTCGCCGTCAACCCACGCTGGAAAATCAAGCATCTGCTCAACGAAGCCTGGCATCCCGACCCGGCCACGCGCCGGATTTTCGGTATAGACGACGCGTGGCTCGAGCGTAGGCCACACCAGCTCTCGGGCGGCGAGTTGCAGCGCATCACGGTAGTCCGCGCGCTTGCCCCCGGTGTGCGTTATCTAGTGGCCGACGAGATTTCCGCCATGCTCGACCCATTATCCCAGGTCGAGCTGTGGCAAGCGCTCAGGTACATATGTACCCAGCGCCAGATCGGTATTCTGGTGATCAGTCATGACACGGCGCTGCTGGACCGGCTCTGTCTCACTGGCTACCGCATGGCCGCCGGCCGATTATCGCCTCGCCTACCTACCGATGACTCTATACCTGCTTGA